One part of the Entelurus aequoreus isolate RoL-2023_Sb linkage group LG05, RoL_Eaeq_v1.1, whole genome shotgun sequence genome encodes these proteins:
- the LOC133649713 gene encoding protein CWC15 homolog, translating into MTTAARPTFEPARGGRGKGEGDLSALSKQYSSRDLPGHTKIKYRQPTQDAPEEVRARDFRRELEERERVAVREKTRERGPREHTTSSSSSSSSSSKRPRLDQIPAANLDADDPLTEDDEDDNSDEDSDDDDTAALLAELEKIKKERAEEQERREREQKAEEERIRMENILSGNPLINLAGQQQQQQQQQQQQQLAQTPTPFKVKRRWDDDVVFKNCAKGMDKARKEKRFINDTLRSEFHKKFMEKYVK; encoded by the exons ATGACTACAGCTGCAAGGCCGACGTTTGAACCGGCCAGAGGAGGAAGGGGAAAGGGGGAAGGCGATTTGAGTGCACTGTCCAAACAGTATTCAAGTCGAGATCTTCCAGGTCATACAAAGATCAAGTACAG GCAGCCTACCCAAGATGCTCCTGAGGAGGTGCGTGCCCGTGACTTCCGCAGGGAGCTGGAAGAGAGGGAGCGTGTAGCTGTACGAGAGAAGACCAGAGAGAGGGGACCTAGAG AGCACACCACATCATCTTCGTCCTCCTCGTCGTCCTCCTCTAAGAGACCTCGACTGGATCAGATCCCAGCAGCCAATCTTGATGCAGATGATCCTCTTACCGAA GATGACGAGGACGACAACTCTGATGAAGATAGCGATGATGATGACACTGCAGCTCTTCTGGCAGAGCTGGAGAAGATTAAAAAGGAGCGGGCTGAAGAGCAAGAACGCCGC GAGCGGGAGCAAAAGGCTGAGGAGGAGAGGATCCGCATGGAGAATATATTGAGTGGTAATCCATTGATTAATTTAGCAGGGCAGCAGCAacagcaacagcagcagcagcagcaacaacaattgGCTCAGACTCCAACTCCATTCAAAGTCAAAAGGAG GTGGGATGATGACGTTGTGTTCAAGAACTGCGCTAAAGGCATGGACAAAGCAAGGAAGGAGAAACGCTTCATCAATGACACCCTTCGCTCAGAGTTCCACAAGAAGTTTATGGAAAAGTATGTTAAATGA
- the LOC133649716 gene encoding uncharacterized protein LOC133649716 isoform X1: protein MKQQEQMPSRNHLEKVGRKKKKKWTEEAMERALIEVKSRRCTVRQAAKQFGVPKSSLGDRVSGRVTPGSRSGPAQLITSSDEELLVEFSLYMSKHGFPLTKQQLVSFASSIYKRQHRRVAFSNLGQTWWLNFRKRQEKNISIQLADGIIRGRTVHVRKETVDHFFHLLETVVEAHALGDKPRQMWTCSEMDFHLARKRVLLHKSTPTSRDYISVLACFNAAGKDIPPFIVFSKAYPGGVCYKTQGPPHALYGWSDSGCVTSDLFKKWFLRHFLAYAPKERPLLLIFDGHKSPVNLEVVEAARKEDVLLLCLPPHCLHNLQPLDTGLCSLVKQRFSALLGDSNAANATLFAVTKKDFTGVFKEAYRVVEEDEGVKIVKESFKKCGIYPVSHFAANEACLLSPHSVDPTEGAASGQHVVRGLHAPGSSP, encoded by the exons ATGAAGCAACAGGA ACAGATGCCATCAAGAAACCATCTTGAGAAAGTtggaagaaagaagaagaagaaatggaCAGAGGAGGCTATGGAACGTGCACTGATTGAGGTGAAGTCTCGTAGATGCACTGTAAGACAGGCTGCAAAGCAGTTTGGCGTCCCAAAGTCATCCCTGGGTGACCGGGTCAGTGGACGAGTGACACCGGGTAGCCGCAGCGGTCCTGCTCAGCTTATAACATCCTCTGATGAGGAACTGTTGGTGGAGTTCTCTTTATACATGTCCAAGCATGGGTTCCCACTTACTAAGCAGCAGCTGGTGTCTTTTGCATCTTCCATTTACAAGCGTCAACACAGGAGGGTCGCCTTTTCTAATCTGGGCCAAACCTGGTGGCTCAATTTTAGAAAACGACAAGAAAAGAATATTAGCATTCAACTCGCTGATGGTATCATCCGTGGGCGAACAGTTCATGTCAGGAAAGAAACAGTGGATCATTTTTTCCACTTGTTGGAAACTGTGGTGGAAGCTCATGCATTAGGAGACAAGCCTCGCCAGATGTGGACCTGCAGCGAGATGGATTTTCATCTGGCTCGTAAAAGGGTGCTTCTTCACAAATCAACACCAACGTCCAGGGACTACATCTCTGTCCTGGCTTGCTTTAATGCCGCCGGGAAGGACATTCCCCCGTTTATTGTCTTTTCCAAAGCATACCCAGGAGGGGTTTGTTACAAGACACAAGGACCACCACACGCCCTTTATGGATGGTCAGACTCGGGATGCGTCACCTCCGACCTTTTCAAGAAGTGGTTCCTCCGACACTTCCTTGCGTACGCGCCCAAGGAGCGTCCGCTGCTGCTCATTTTCGACGGACACAAGTCGCCCGTGAACCTGGAGGTGGTGGAGGCAGCTCGAAAGGAAGACGTCCTCCTTCTGTGCCTGCCGCCTCATTGCTTGCACAACCTGCAGCCCCTCGATACCGGCCTGTGTTCACTCGTCAAGCAGCGTTTTTCAGCGCTCTTAGGTGACTCGAATGCCGCCAACGCTACTCTCTTTGCAGTCACCAAGAAGGACTTTACGGGTGTGTTCAAGGAGGCTTATCGGGTGGTTGAAGAGGATGAGGGGGTCAAGATAGTCAAGGAAAGTTTTAAGAAATGTGGCATTTACCCTGTGAGCCACTTTGCGGCGAATGAAGCCTGTTTATTGTCACCACACAGCGTGGACCCTACAGAGGGAGCAGCATCAGGGCAGCATGTTGTCCGAGGTCTCCATGCTCCTGGATCCTCTCCCTAA
- the LOC133649715 gene encoding uncharacterized protein LOC133649715, whose product MYSYAFTSTCIKHAESYTSSYHLGAPFRVPFHLIKFIMNRDIAVVPSGWYDDRMVFWPSYKNTDRIERAALNEEQHEPNWPRFDVSVVRTCDNYKDALKIIQQYGKGCNTSDLQSEAENEELPEKRNRKPVHRLGDSDDSEEDPGNSDLTSLGLASQLHRQTPPSRRVPARVMSTCQLDSSTGDNFLAPHHGEGRIHMPSPAPALNMQRVTQGTAVPPRLPPPPLTSSPQHVADRGAWIQPGLQANMARGKNGRQHFLLCA is encoded by the exons atgtattcatatgccttcaccagcacatgcattaaacatgcagagagttacacaag ttcttaccaccttggggcaccattcag ggtgccttttcatctgattaaatttataatgaacagggacattgcggttgtcccaagtggatggtatgatgataggatggttttctggcccagctataaaaacacagacagaattgaaagggccgctttaaatgaggagcaacatgagccaaactggccaagatttgacgtttctgttgtccgaacttgtg acaactacaaagacgcattaaaaataatacaacaatatggaaagggctgcaacacctcagacctgcaatctgaggcagagaacgaggagctgccagaaaaaaggaacaggaagccagt ccatcgtctcggggactcagatgatagcgaagaagacccgggaaatagtgacctcacatctctggggttggcaagccaattgcacaggcaga ctccaccgtctcgccgagtgccagcaagagtcatgagtacttgtcaactcgactcctcaactggagataactttctag cacctcaccatggggaaggacgcattcatatgccttcaccagcacctgcattaaacatgcagagagttacacaag gaacggcagtccctcctcgactccctccaccccccctcaccagcagccctcaacatgtggcagacagaggagcctggatccagcctggcctacaggccaacatggcgaggggaaagaatggccgacaacatttcctgctctg cgcctga
- the LOC133649716 gene encoding uncharacterized protein LOC133649716 isoform X2: protein MPSRNHLEKVGRKKKKKWTEEAMERALIEVKSRRCTVRQAAKQFGVPKSSLGDRVSGRVTPGSRSGPAQLITSSDEELLVEFSLYMSKHGFPLTKQQLVSFASSIYKRQHRRVAFSNLGQTWWLNFRKRQEKNISIQLADGIIRGRTVHVRKETVDHFFHLLETVVEAHALGDKPRQMWTCSEMDFHLARKRVLLHKSTPTSRDYISVLACFNAAGKDIPPFIVFSKAYPGGVCYKTQGPPHALYGWSDSGCVTSDLFKKWFLRHFLAYAPKERPLLLIFDGHKSPVNLEVVEAARKEDVLLLCLPPHCLHNLQPLDTGLCSLVKQRFSALLGDSNAANATLFAVTKKDFTGVFKEAYRVVEEDEGVKIVKESFKKCGIYPVSHFAANEACLLSPHSVDPTEGAASGQHVVRGLHAPGSSP, encoded by the coding sequence ATGCCATCAAGAAACCATCTTGAGAAAGTtggaagaaagaagaagaagaaatggaCAGAGGAGGCTATGGAACGTGCACTGATTGAGGTGAAGTCTCGTAGATGCACTGTAAGACAGGCTGCAAAGCAGTTTGGCGTCCCAAAGTCATCCCTGGGTGACCGGGTCAGTGGACGAGTGACACCGGGTAGCCGCAGCGGTCCTGCTCAGCTTATAACATCCTCTGATGAGGAACTGTTGGTGGAGTTCTCTTTATACATGTCCAAGCATGGGTTCCCACTTACTAAGCAGCAGCTGGTGTCTTTTGCATCTTCCATTTACAAGCGTCAACACAGGAGGGTCGCCTTTTCTAATCTGGGCCAAACCTGGTGGCTCAATTTTAGAAAACGACAAGAAAAGAATATTAGCATTCAACTCGCTGATGGTATCATCCGTGGGCGAACAGTTCATGTCAGGAAAGAAACAGTGGATCATTTTTTCCACTTGTTGGAAACTGTGGTGGAAGCTCATGCATTAGGAGACAAGCCTCGCCAGATGTGGACCTGCAGCGAGATGGATTTTCATCTGGCTCGTAAAAGGGTGCTTCTTCACAAATCAACACCAACGTCCAGGGACTACATCTCTGTCCTGGCTTGCTTTAATGCCGCCGGGAAGGACATTCCCCCGTTTATTGTCTTTTCCAAAGCATACCCAGGAGGGGTTTGTTACAAGACACAAGGACCACCACACGCCCTTTATGGATGGTCAGACTCGGGATGCGTCACCTCCGACCTTTTCAAGAAGTGGTTCCTCCGACACTTCCTTGCGTACGCGCCCAAGGAGCGTCCGCTGCTGCTCATTTTCGACGGACACAAGTCGCCCGTGAACCTGGAGGTGGTGGAGGCAGCTCGAAAGGAAGACGTCCTCCTTCTGTGCCTGCCGCCTCATTGCTTGCACAACCTGCAGCCCCTCGATACCGGCCTGTGTTCACTCGTCAAGCAGCGTTTTTCAGCGCTCTTAGGTGACTCGAATGCCGCCAACGCTACTCTCTTTGCAGTCACCAAGAAGGACTTTACGGGTGTGTTCAAGGAGGCTTATCGGGTGGTTGAAGAGGATGAGGGGGTCAAGATAGTCAAGGAAAGTTTTAAGAAATGTGGCATTTACCCTGTGAGCCACTTTGCGGCGAATGAAGCCTGTTTATTGTCACCACACAGCGTGGACCCTACAGAGGGAGCAGCATCAGGGCAGCATGTTGTCCGAGGTCTCCATGCTCCTGGATCCTCTCCCTAA